The following proteins come from a genomic window of Miscanthus floridulus cultivar M001 chromosome 2, ASM1932011v1, whole genome shotgun sequence:
- the LOC136538170 gene encoding protein REVEILLE 6-like, with product MSAVVAKSTEMAGKKLRKPYTITNPRQKWTADEHDRFLHALVLHGRDWKRIEAFVATKTATQIRSHAQKHFLRAQKMGLAVPPVHPRRSGAVVRQAQPHTSWFTDDDAVVSKDETVRQVLLSPDHPDFALVYRFVGDVFGSDAPRPVEAQLERLLGADPVIVETILRVLENLEDNLSF from the coding sequence ATGTCCGCAGTGGTGGCCAAGTCAACCGAGATGGCGGGGAAGAAGCTCCGGAAGCCGTACACCATCACCAATCCTCGGCAGAAGTGGACCGCCGACGAGCACGACCGGTTCCTCCACGCGCTGGTGCTGCACGGCCGCGACTGGAAGAGGATCGAGGCGTTCGTCGCCACCAAGACAGCCACGCAGATCCGCAGCCACGCCCAGAAGCACTTCCTCAGGGCTCAGAAGATGGGCCTCGCGGTGCCGCCAGTGCACCCTCGTCGCTCCGGCGCCGTCGTACGCCAGGCGCAGCCACACACTAGCTGGTTTACAGATGACGACGCCGTCGTGTCGAAGGACGAGACAGTTCGTCAAGTTCTATTGTCTCCGGATCATCCGGATTTTGCTCTGGTGTACAGGTTCGTCGGTGACGTCTTTGGCTCGGACGCGCCGCGGCCGGTGGAAGCGCAGTTGGAGAGACTGCTGGGCGCGGATCCTGTCATTGTGGAAACCATCTTACGTGTGCTTGAGAACCTGGAAGATAATCTATCGTTTTAG